The genomic interval CTTTCTCGAATCCTTCCTTTCCCTTTTTGGGTCCACTAGCGCCCCTGGCATTTCGAACCTTAGCTgcctgcactcacacctggggtgaggaggactttgaACCGGTTGCCCACGctcgcgcctggggcgagggaggcctaaccgatcacctgtgctcgcgcctggggcgaggaggattttagCTTTAAAACTTTGCAAACTTTTATACTGATAACCTCTTTTTATTTCTGGGGAAAGGGTGCCCCCTTGAACTTGTTCAAATTGTTTGTACTAGCGCGAAAGCGCGGCTACTCTAcaatttttaactaaaataaagttttaagtgcgtggcgttccacgttctggggatcgCCCCTCCATCCAAGGTCTCCAGCCGATAAGCGCCGTTCTCCAACGTCTCCACTATTCTGAACGGGAcggtccacttgggggacaacttgttttctatCTCGTGCTGATgcgctttcctcatcaccagattccCCTCCTGGAACTGCCTCAgcctcaccttggagttgtgccttcgttccacccttctcttcacaacttcagcactgactctggcttcttctcgtACCTCGTCCAAAAGGTCTAagttcacctttctctcctcgTTGGACTTCTCGGCCACGAAATTCAGAAATCTTGGTGAATTTTCTTGTATCTCCACAGGGATCATAGCGTCtaacccatagaccaagctgaaagGTGAACTTCTTCCGCCCACGTTGCCTTGGCCttgtctagccttctcttcagccctctgagcagtactcggttggccgactccacctgcccgTTCGTTTAAGGGTGTTCTACCGAGGCGAACACCTGCTGTATCCCCACCTCCTCGCACAGGTTCCTCAGTTGGTGCCTCgtaaactgggtgccattgtcagaaaccaaacgcttgggcactCCGAAACGGCACACGACATTTTTCCACACAAACTGCTGAACCTTGTGAGCGGTGATCTGTGCGACCGGCTCCGCCTCCACCCACTTcgtgaaatattcgatggcgacgatcagaaacttcatctgcctgatcgccagggGAAATGGTCCcaagatgtcgattccccaagtttggaacggccaggggctatgaatcgacctcagctcttcagggggcgccttgtgccagtctgcgtgttgctggcactgcttgcaacgctgaGCATAGCCCACACAATCTTCCCTcagcgttggccagtagtaccccgcatGGAGAACTCTACCCGCCAAGGCGCGACTGCCGACGTGGCTCCCACATAttccctcgtggagctctgacataatcctcgtgcactgcTCCCCGTGCACGCACACTAACACCGGATGGGTGAACCCGAACCTGAAGAGATCCCCATCGATGAGAGTGAATTTGCTCGAGCTTTTCTTTATCCTCTTTGCCTCCGTTGGCTCCAGCGGGAGCACCCCATCCGCCAAATACCGCTGGTacggcgttatccacgtgtcagCCCTTCCAGCGGCGTCAACTTCCATCACCCCGTCGGATGTTATCGGTCGCGCTCTCACTCTCGGCGCTCTCATTCtcggcgctctcaaggtttcttgagtgagagaccgatgaccgatcgctACACGCTCATACGACTTGCACACCTGCAGCACCTGGTTTTCCGTTACGAACGTGCGAGGCACCTTCAacgtctcctgaatgacggtcctctgccttcccACTTTGCCCGAGCTGGCTAGCTTGGCGAGCAAgtcggctctggcattttgttctCTCGACACGTGGATTAACTCAAACTCTGCAAAGGACACCTTCAAGGTGTGCACAAACTCCAGGTATGCCGGCATCTGTGggtctttggcctggaactctCCTGttacctgcccggtgaccaacAGAGAATCGGTTTTGGCCATTAATCTTCTCGCTCCCATATCTCTTGCCAACAACATACCGgcgatcagggcctcgtactccgcctggttgttgctggctttgaaggcgaaacgcagagactgctcgatcagcactcTGTTTGGACCTTCCAGGATAACCCCCGCGCCACTCCCCTGTTGGTTGGAGGATCCATCCACCGACAAGACCCATCGGAAAACCGAGTCCTCCGATGGCGCAGCGCCCGACGACAACTGGACGATGAAGTCCGCAAAGACCtaccccttgatcggtcctcgagGCTCATATCTGATATCGAACTCAGATAGCTCTACGGCCCATTTCACCATTCTCCCGGCTACATTTGGCTTCTTCAGcaccttctggatggggagaTTAGTCATCACTACGACCGTGAAGCTGTGAAAGTAGTGGCGTAGCCTCCTCGCCGAGAACACCACCGCTAGGgctgccttctccagggcctgataccttacttcaggaccttgcagcaccttacttacaaaataaataggtcTCTGGGCCTGGTCTTGCTCTTGGACCAGAACTGAACTGACCGCCCTCTCCGTTACAGCAAAGTACAAACGAAGAGGAGCGCCCACCCGTGGCTTGCACAGCACTGGCGGGCTTGCCAAATATTCCTTAAGCTTAACGAATGCTTCCTCACATTCTTCAGTCCAAACGAACCTGCTATTCCGCTTGAGACATTGGAAGTAaggatggcccttctcccctccagcagacATGAATCGCGACAATGCTGCTAGCCGACCGGTgagttgttgcacctccttcaccgatgttgggctcctcattgccatgATCGCCGCACATTTCTCGGGATTCGCCTCGATTCCCCGCCctgttaagaggaaacctaGAAACTTCCCCGcttccacgccaaaaatacatttctctgggttgagcttcaacccGTACTTGGCGATTGTTGTAAATAATTCCTCCAGATCAGTGACATGTTGCTCCTTCCCCCgtgaggtcaccaccatgtcatcgacgtaagcctGCACGTTCCTCCCCAGCAtcggcgagagcaccctatccatcaacctctgataggtggctcccgcattcttcaacccgaacggcattaccttataacagtaacaagACCGCTCGgtcatgaacgcggtcttgcactcgtccaatgggtgcatcctgatctggttgtagcccgaaaatgcatccaagaaactcataAGCTGGCATCCTGACGCgttatccaccagggcgtcaatGTTGGGCAGGTGATAGGAGTccttggggcatgccttgttgaggtcggtgaaatccacgcacatcctccacttgccgTTTGACTTCCTCACCAGCACTACATTGGCCAGCCATtctgggtactggatttctctgatattcCCCGCAGCCAAGAGTTTGTGGGTTTCCTCGTGGATCACCTGCCTCCTTttctcattgaacttcctcctcctttgGCGCACCGGTCGGACCTGAGGGTCCATCGCCAGGAGATGGCAGAGGAAGTCCGGGTCAATGCCTGGCATGTCTGAGGCTGACCATGCGAACGCATCCATGTTCTTCTCAATCACCCCGGAGATCTGCCGTCGCGCGTCCTCGCTGAGCGGTCCACCCAGCTTGAACttttttcccccgatctccgtCTCCACCCACCCCTCAGTCGGGTGGGGTCTTTTTTCACTGGCGATGACCACCCTCGTGATCCCAGACTCGCGAGGTGCGATAGCGCTTTCTACCTTAGCTTTATCTTGGGCATTTCCCGAGCCCCCGAGCACCGCTTCCTCCATCTCCACGTCGCCCTGCGTGCCCCTTACCAACGTTGCGACCTCCGCTCGCCTCTCGTCCCCTCCCAGCGGCGGCGTCGAGGTAACATGGCACACATTTCTCCGCTGCTTTAGGCTGTTCTCGTAGCAGCGTCGGGCTTCCTTTTGGTCTGATttaatggtgatcaccaccccctccatcgatGGCAGCTTtagcttcatgtgcctcgtcgatggtaCGGCCCTCAACCTGTTGAGCGTCtgccttcccaacagtatgttgtaagCGGATGGAGCATTGACCACCAAGTACTTGATTTTCTCGGTGCGGGCCACGGCACCATCCGTGAAAGTAGTCCTCAGCTCTACGTAGCCTCGCACCTCCACCTAGTCCCCTGCGAAGCCATACAAGCACCCCGGGTACGGCTTCAGATGGTCAGGAGACAACTGCAGCTTGCtgaacgtcggccagaacattacgtctgccgagcttccttggtccactagGACCGTGTGCACCCTCCTCCCTGCCGTGACGAGGGAGATAACTATTGGATcattgtcatggggcacaacgtcctgGAGATCTGCCTTTGTGAAAACAATGTCAACGTTAGGGGAGTGATCTTCCTCCACCGAATCGACTGCCATCAccatcgcgcgtacttctttctCTTATAGGCCATACATCCTCCTCCGGAGAAACCTCCCGCGATCGTGTGCACCTCCCCGTGCACCGGCACTTCGTGCTGCGGATCCTCCGCTGGTGCCCCTGATGCTCGATCACCTTGCGTCTCCCGCAAGTAATCGCTCAAAAAGCCACTCTTCACCAGCTCCGCGAGCTGGTGCCCCAGTGCCAAGCACATGTGGAGTGGGTGGCCGTAAGCCTGATGAAATTCACACCACACGTCCTTCTTCCGCCCCAGTACCTTGTCGGTCTTCTCCAGAGCTCGCAGCCTTGCTGCTATGGCTGGAATGGCGATCAGCTCCGCCAATTCCACCACAAAATCAAACCTGGGGGGCGCGTTGCTCTCCTTCGTGCGCCCCCTATTCTGGTCCCTTCGAGGCTCGTAAGGGCGAGGTTTCCCCTGAGCCTTCTTCCcttctttggcctcatgcaccctcatcgGCTGCTGAGTCCTGCTCGGTCCTGCGCGCGACTTGGTAGGGATCGCGCTCTCCCTCTTCTCAGATACTGCTGTTTCTGCAGCGATATGCGCCACAGCACGACGCCTAATCTCCGCGAAGGTGCTGGGGCGATTCCTGATTAAAGATTCACTGAAAGGGCCCGCCAGAACCCCTTTCTTGAACGCATGCACCAGCATGTCCTCATCCTTGCTGGGCAGGCTTACCACTTGAGCCCCAAAACGGCTGAGATAGTCCCGGAGGGACTCGTCTTGGCTCTGGCGGACGTCGAATAGGTCATACGACACCACTGGAGGTGCCCTGTTCATGATATACTGCTCCATGAACAGCTTTGAGAATTGTTGAAACGAAGTGATGTGGCCATCTGGTAGGCTCAAGAACCACTCCAACGCAATCCcgctcagggtgctcatgaacaatTTGCAGTATACTGCATCTGAGCCTCCAaaaagcatcatctgggtgtgaaacGCCGTCAGGTGCGCTTCTAGATCCTTCACCCCTATAAACGAGGCCTTCACCCCCACCAAGCCTGGTGGCACAACTGCACCCATGATCTCAGATGAGAAAGGCATGGGAAAGATCCTGGGGGGAGACGGGGGCGGCGCCACTCCTTCCTCCGCCACCCGCTCTTTCTGCGCCTGTAAAGTCTTGCACAATTCTTCGTTAACCCGGTTTAATTCTTCATTCCTGCCTTGCGATGCAGCCAAGTCcgcttgcatcctttcttgctCCACTCTTGATGCCGCCACATCATCTTGTAGCGCTCGCATTATCTCCAAGActtgcgccattgtcacagctccctCTTCAGT from Phaseolus vulgaris cultivar G19833 chromosome 1, P. vulgaris v2.0, whole genome shotgun sequence carries:
- the LOC137815703 gene encoding uncharacterized protein, with the translated sequence MAQVLEIMRALQDDVAASRVEQERMQADLAASQGRNEELNRVNEELCKTLQAQKERVAEEGVAPPPSPPRIFPMPFSSEIMGAVVPPGLVGVKASFIGVKDLEAHLTAFHTQMMLFGGSDAVYCKLFMSTLSGIALEWFLSLPDGHITSFQQFSKLFMEQYIMNRAPPVVSYDLFDVRQSQDESLRDYLSRFGAQVVSLPSKDEDMLVHAFKKGVLAGPFSESLIRNRPSTFAEIRRRAVAHIAAETAVSEKRESAIPTKSRAGPSRTQQPMRVHEAKEGKKAQGKPRPYEPRRDQNRGRTKESNAPPRFDFVVELAELIAIPAIAARLRALEKTDKVLGRKKDVWCEFHQAYGHPLHMCLALGHQLAELVKSGFLSDYLRETQGDRASGAPAEDPQHEVPVHGEVHTIAGGFSGGGCMAYKRKKYARW